GAGGTTGCGTTAGCGTATTCATAGATATGATTATTCTTCAAAATTAACATTTGGATTTTTAGTCTCTTTAAGGGCGTTTTCTTCACTTAACGTGTCGGCAAGCTCTGCCCATACATGGTGAGCAAATCCAGAACCCGCCTCTTCATACATATTAAACACTGGGGCAACACCGAGTTTATGTAATTCTTTTTCATCGTCTTTATAGTGCGCTAATGCGGCAACTTTAAAATTATAATGATCTATTTTGTTTAATTGCTCGGCGGCGTAACGATTACCGTTATGATCCGGCATTGCCAGTAATATCAGTTTAATGTTATCCGTGAGCTGTAATTTAGTCCAAAAATCAGAGTCGAGTGCATCGCCGGTGATCACGCGTCTCCCTAATTTTCGATGCTTGATAGTCGTTTGGTGATCATAATCGACCCCCATGACTTTTTTTCCATAATGTATTTTTAAGGCATCATATGCACCGACGCCAATACGGCCCATACCCATTACCAATATTTGAGCATCACCTACCCGTACAGGACGATCATCTTTATGTAAACGTTTGGATTGGAAGCGTTTCAAAGAGTGCGTAAAGTGACTGTAAATAGGATCTGAGTATTTATTGAGTAAGGCTGAAATAATAAAGCTGAGTGAAACCGCAATGGCGGTGATGGTGAGCCAATCGGAAGATAACCAGCCTTTAGCATAAGCTAAGGATGCAACAATGAGTCCAAATTCACTGTAATTGGCAAGAGAAAACGCCGCAAATAAAGAGGTGCGAGAGCGTAGATTGAATTTGGTTAGCGTAAAGAAATACAAAGCTGTTTTACCCAATAAAAGGCAAGATAACAGGATCGCTATCATAAAGTGATCAATATTAGGGAGGCCTTTTAAGCCGATACTTAAGAAGAAACAAATTAAAAATATTTCTTTCATATTAAATAATGCATTGGCCATATCTTTAGCCGTGCGATGGCTTGCGAGTAGCATACCTGCGACAAGGGCGCCTAAATCGGCCTCTAAGCCTAAATATTCAAATAAACCTGCGCCCATGCCTAAGGCTAAAAATACACCATATAAAACCAATAACTCCCCATGGCCGGCCCTATCAAGTAACTTAAACAAAATAGGACGCAACAGAGGAAGGGCAAAAAGCCCAAAAGCCCAGATGGAGGGAAGCTCACCCACTGAAATGGTTAAAAATAGCACGGCGAAGATATCTTGCATGATCAACATGCCAATAGCTATTCGTCCATAAAGTGAATTTGTTTCACTTTTGGCTTCAAGAATTTTCACGGCAAAAACAGTACTTGAGAAGCTAAGTAAAAAGGCGACTAAAATTAAACCAGGGGTGTCTAAATGATTAAAAAAGCTTAAACCAAGTTGTTTAAAAATAAGCAGAAGTAGGCTGTAAAAAAGTACACTGCAAAACATCTGAATACTGGCACCACCCCAAACTTCCCTTTTTAAAAGAGTGCGAATATTGAGTTTTAAACCAATCGAAAATAGTAATAACGTGACGCCTAAATGGGCGAGTGTACTGAGTGTTTGGCTTTCTTCAAAACCTAAGTAATTAAGTGCGAAACCTGCAATTAAGAAACCCACCATAGGAGGTAGGCCTGTCATATTAATAAGCATCCCAAAACTAAAGGCGGTACCAATAAAAAGTAGTAGGGTATGATCCATGCATTCACTTAATGAGTTGTTTAATTGATGTATTTTAGAGAATAAATTAATTAATACAATAAATCTGCTTTAATTTCAGTTATTTTGTGCTTTTTGTACGCATTACAGTAGTTTATTACGCAGTTGTGCGGTGAGTATTCACTAAGTTATCATAAAATAATAAAATAAAAAGCGTTGTTAACACCTGCCACATAAAAAAATAAGAGCAGAGCATAAAAGCGCCATAAAAATGTTTTCGGCGCTTTTATCTGTTTCTATAATGCTATTTCTATGTTTGCATCTGCTCGGCTGCAACAGGTTAAAATCTCATTGTTACGTAAATAAACAAGGGGGATATTTGGATAGTTAACTTGGCCTTTAATAAGCAAACAGCGGCATGCACCACAATGTCCATCTCGACATTGGAACTCAGGGCTGAGTGCATGCGCTTCTAAGTTTTCAAGTAAGCTTTTTTGCTTATCAAAAAGGTAGTGTTGCTTATTAATTGTGCAGATGAAAGTCATTTTCTATAGTTCAAAACTGCTTAGTTCATCAGTATCGACTTTGCTATCAATTTGACCGACAAGGTATGAACTGATCTCAGCTTCTTGTGGGGCAACTTGTACATTATCACTAATTAGCCAGTGATTTATCCAAGGGATAGGGTTGTTTTTTATTTCAAAAGGCGCTTCATAACCAATCGCTTGCATACGCACATTACTAATGTATTCAACATATTGACATAAAATAACTTCATTTAAGCCAATCATTGAGCCATCTTTAAATAAGTATGCCGCCCATTCTTTTT
The sequence above is a segment of the Psychromonas sp. CNPT3 genome. Coding sequences within it:
- the yfaE gene encoding class I ribonucleotide reductase maintenance protein YfaE, with translation MTFICTINKQHYLFDKQKSLLENLEAHALSPEFQCRDGHCGACRCLLIKGQVNYPNIPLVYLRNNEILTCCSRADANIEIAL
- a CDS encoding cation:proton antiporter family protein; the protein is MDHTLLLFIGTAFSFGMLINMTGLPPMVGFLIAGFALNYLGFEESQTLSTLAHLGVTLLLFSIGLKLNIRTLLKREVWGGASIQMFCSVLFYSLLLLIFKQLGLSFFNHLDTPGLILVAFLLSFSSTVFAVKILEAKSETNSLYGRIAIGMLIMQDIFAVLFLTISVGELPSIWAFGLFALPLLRPILFKLLDRAGHGELLVLYGVFLALGMGAGLFEYLGLEADLGALVAGMLLASHRTAKDMANALFNMKEIFLICFFLSIGLKGLPNIDHFMIAILLSCLLLGKTALYFFTLTKFNLRSRTSLFAAFSLANYSEFGLIVASLAYAKGWLSSDWLTITAIAVSLSFIISALLNKYSDPIYSHFTHSLKRFQSKRLHKDDRPVRVGDAQILVMGMGRIGVGAYDALKIHYGKKVMGVDYDHQTTIKHRKLGRRVITGDALDSDFWTKLQLTDNIKLILLAMPDHNGNRYAAEQLNKIDHYNFKVAALAHYKDDEKELHKLGVAPVFNMYEEAGSGFAHHVWAELADTLSEENALKETKNPNVNFEE